The Archangium lipolyticum genome contains a region encoding:
- a CDS encoding aminoglycoside phosphotransferase family protein, with product MKIEDIQPEWLTELLRAGGSLPSGAVAAVQVNRSSRHFSTVAQLQVQYTADAPSTAPTALFLKSSNRLSELVFHAEVQPTLRDAPALRCLGSRVDQEETWLLFDDMSGTHLSIPEHLPPTRAVYEQMVDCLAGLHVQRWEDARMRERFATRNGDPSYGFLFKQTLGAFGAFVDALADRLSDERRALYERVLAVWPRMCLERIQQGRGVTMLHGDAHPWNFMLPRPGQAGRLFLADWADWRFDSGTQDLAFLVSLPCFPEQRARMEQELVRRYCQRLNEGGVRYSWEECWLDYRKSVIGNLLFPVFWWSLGSPSSIWWPNLERAVLAFQELGCEELL from the coding sequence CGGGAGCCGTGGCCGCGGTGCAGGTGAACCGCTCATCTCGTCATTTCTCCACGGTGGCGCAGTTGCAGGTCCAGTACACCGCCGACGCGCCTTCCACCGCGCCCACGGCCCTGTTCCTGAAGAGCAGCAACCGTCTCTCGGAGCTGGTGTTCCACGCCGAAGTGCAGCCCACGCTGCGAGACGCCCCCGCGCTTCGCTGCCTGGGCAGCCGGGTGGATCAGGAGGAGACCTGGCTGCTCTTCGACGACATGAGCGGGACGCATCTATCAATCCCCGAGCACCTGCCACCTACCCGGGCCGTCTATGAGCAGATGGTGGACTGCCTGGCGGGGCTGCATGTCCAGCGCTGGGAGGACGCTCGGATGCGCGAGCGGTTCGCCACCCGGAATGGGGATCCGTCCTACGGCTTCCTCTTCAAGCAGACGCTGGGGGCCTTTGGTGCGTTCGTGGACGCTCTGGCGGATCGCCTCTCCGACGAACGCCGCGCGCTCTACGAGCGGGTGCTCGCGGTCTGGCCTCGCATGTGCCTGGAGCGAATCCAGCAAGGACGCGGCGTGACCATGCTCCACGGCGACGCCCATCCGTGGAACTTCATGCTCCCCCGGCCAGGTCAGGCGGGGAGGCTCTTCCTGGCCGACTGGGCGGACTGGCGCTTCGACTCAGGCACCCAGGATCTGGCCTTCCTCGTCTCGCTGCCCTGCTTCCCGGAGCAGCGCGCGCGGATGGAGCAGGAGCTGGTGCGGCGCTACTGCCAGCGTCTGAATGAAGGCGGCGTGCGTTACAGCTGGGAGGAGTGCTGGCTCGATTACCGCAAGTCGGTGATTGGCAACCTGCTCTTTCCGGTGTTCTGGTGGTCGCTCGGCAGCCCCAGCAGCATCTGGTGGCCCAACCTGGAGCGGGCGGTGCTCGCGTTCCAGGAGCTGGGCTGTGAGGAACTGCTCTGA
- a CDS encoding hemerythrin domain-containing protein, whose translation MDPIELLTRQHEEAELLFQQVAVAKGEERTQLFHRLAWLLTLHTQLEERYFYPEVKLAETEDLVIHSFDDHAEAKALISQLIHLDVSDMQFEPALVKLRTSVEAHVAEERSMLFPLVRRLLSAGRIERLGEDLVRGMNELTQPGGLPTLSSEIQEGAH comes from the coding sequence ATGGACCCGATCGAGCTCTTGACGCGGCAGCACGAGGAAGCCGAGCTGCTTTTCCAGCAGGTGGCGGTGGCGAAAGGGGAGGAGCGGACCCAGTTGTTCCACCGCCTCGCCTGGCTGCTCACCCTGCATACGCAGTTGGAGGAACGGTACTTCTACCCGGAGGTGAAGCTGGCCGAGACGGAGGATCTGGTCATTCACTCCTTTGATGACCATGCCGAGGCCAAGGCGTTGATCTCGCAGTTGATCCACCTCGACGTCAGCGACATGCAGTTCGAGCCCGCACTGGTCAAACTCCGCACCTCCGTCGAAGCGCACGTGGCCGAGGAGCGCTCCATGCTCTTTCCCCTGGTGCGGAGGCTCCTCTCCGCCGGGCGCATCGAGCGGTTGGGCGAAGACCTGGTGCGGGGAATGAATGAGCTGACCCAGCCAGGCGGTCTTCCGACCCTTTCGTCCGAGATTCAGGAAGGCGCGCACTAG
- a CDS encoding TAXI family TRAP transporter solute-binding subunit produces MSRLDMVRVAGLVAVVLAVVVAVTWQFVEPAPPKKVVIATGSASGMYHAVALQYAEHFAAAGIELVVRETAGSLENYSLLSDPDSGVDVAIVQGGTAPADKERRRGLVALASLYLEPVWVFYRGEPGLGRLDQLTGKRIAVGAEGSGVRPLALELLKAGGALGEKSGTTLVDMGGDKAVVALREGSVDAALFVVGPTAHFLSELLATPGVRLMSFEQAQSYARRFRYLSPVTLHPGSLDLARNLPERDVRLVAPAAVLVARKDVHPAVVALLTEAAVQSHRGGDLLSEPGTFPNDTLTELPVNEQARYYLTHGPDFLRRVLPFWLAALINRFVVLLIPLFMVLLPLLRLTPPVYRWSIRSRIYRWYARLRVIDERLRGVPDPEQVRKDLQLLEQLDHEIGGVKVPLSYMDEFYDLRLHVDYIRNRLEERLSAAGTPLAPVDLKHG; encoded by the coding sequence ATGTCGCGTCTGGACATGGTGCGCGTGGCCGGGCTGGTGGCCGTGGTGCTCGCGGTGGTGGTGGCCGTGACGTGGCAGTTCGTCGAGCCCGCCCCGCCGAAGAAGGTCGTCATCGCCACCGGCTCCGCCAGCGGCATGTACCACGCGGTGGCCCTGCAGTATGCCGAGCACTTCGCGGCCGCGGGCATCGAGCTCGTCGTCCGGGAGACAGCCGGCTCGCTCGAGAACTACTCGCTGCTGAGTGATCCAGACTCCGGTGTCGACGTCGCCATCGTCCAGGGAGGCACCGCGCCCGCCGACAAGGAGCGGCGGCGGGGACTGGTCGCGCTGGCGAGCCTGTATCTGGAGCCGGTGTGGGTGTTCTACCGGGGTGAGCCCGGACTGGGGCGGCTCGACCAATTGACCGGCAAGCGCATCGCGGTCGGAGCGGAGGGCAGTGGCGTGCGGCCGTTGGCCCTGGAGCTGCTGAAGGCGGGCGGAGCACTGGGGGAGAAGTCCGGCACCACGCTCGTCGACATGGGAGGGGACAAGGCCGTGGTGGCGCTGCGCGAGGGCTCGGTCGACGCGGCCCTCTTCGTCGTGGGGCCCACCGCGCACTTCCTCTCGGAGCTGCTGGCCACGCCCGGGGTGCGGCTGATGAGCTTCGAGCAGGCCCAGTCCTATGCCCGCCGTTTCCGCTACCTGTCTCCCGTCACGTTGCACCCCGGCTCGTTGGATCTGGCGCGCAACCTGCCGGAGCGGGACGTGCGGCTGGTGGCGCCCGCGGCGGTGCTGGTGGCGCGCAAGGACGTGCATCCCGCCGTGGTCGCGTTGCTGACCGAGGCCGCGGTCCAGAGTCATCGAGGAGGGGATCTGCTCAGCGAGCCCGGGACGTTCCCCAATGACACGCTCACCGAGCTGCCCGTCAACGAGCAGGCCCGGTACTACCTGACGCACGGCCCGGACTTCTTGCGGCGCGTGCTGCCCTTCTGGCTCGCGGCGCTCATCAACCGGTTCGTCGTCCTGCTCATCCCCCTCTTCATGGTGCTGTTGCCGCTGCTGCGGCTCACCCCGCCGGTGTACCGCTGGAGCATCCGTTCGCGCATCTACCGCTGGTACGCGCGGCTGCGGGTCATCGATGAGCGGCTGCGCGGCGTGCCGGACCCCGAGCAGGTGCGCAAGGATCTACAGCTCCTCGAGCAGCTCGATCATGAGATCGGCGGGGTGAAGGTGCCGCTGAGCTACATGGACGAGTTCTACGATCTGCGCCTGCACGTGGACTACATCCGCAACCGGCTGGAGGAGCGGCTCTCGGCCGCGGGCACTCCGCTGGCCCCGGTGGACCTGAAACACGGCTGA
- a CDS encoding family 16 glycosylhydrolase: protein MARNTKWGLLAIGLTLAGCGGSGNTGTNGGGNTGGNNPGGNDPGTNGGGNPSGNIGASPSIAWIDGYPAFDDTFDAFDATRWRRSDNWASSEDFNAGWREDHVRFSGGKLELRLDDQPCASNGGCSGRPYASGEFASTRFHGYGRYEVRMKPAHASGTLTAFAITTGPFEWTRWDEIDIAFVGLNTRRFQASYITDGQRRDTGIDLPFDAADDFHTYGIEWTREALHWYVDGKRVHTETGARGPLPSQPGRILVNFWPGVGPSTESWMGRFTYPGTPLASVYDELRYGPAAPTELLEDFETSGLWKQEDPGAQMSTWHQEGHQGQALVMSYWVKDSSHPNVARTFDTPRDWRGARHLNFWFRGTNTQDSFRLELRDNGASAGTAERFEYRFQDDFVGWKWVSVPLGAFTRRTDWQPAGAPNDGLTLSAVHGLSFEPLSGNGHTILLDDIELER from the coding sequence ATGGCTCGCAACACGAAGTGGGGGCTGTTGGCGATTGGCCTGACCCTGGCCGGCTGCGGTGGGAGTGGAAACACCGGAACGAACGGCGGAGGCAACACGGGCGGGAACAACCCCGGCGGGAACGACCCTGGAACGAACGGCGGAGGAAATCCCAGCGGCAACATCGGAGCCTCCCCTTCCATCGCCTGGATCGACGGTTACCCAGCCTTCGACGATACCTTCGATGCGTTCGATGCCACGCGCTGGCGCCGCTCGGACAACTGGGCCAGCAGCGAGGATTTCAACGCGGGCTGGCGCGAGGATCACGTGCGCTTCTCTGGCGGGAAGCTGGAGCTGCGGCTCGACGACCAGCCGTGCGCGTCGAATGGTGGGTGCTCGGGCCGGCCCTATGCCTCGGGCGAGTTCGCCTCCACCCGCTTCCATGGTTACGGGCGCTACGAGGTGCGGATGAAGCCCGCGCACGCCTCGGGCACGTTGACGGCGTTCGCCATCACCACGGGCCCGTTCGAATGGACGCGCTGGGATGAGATCGACATCGCGTTCGTCGGGCTCAACACCCGCCGCTTCCAGGCGAGCTACATCACCGACGGGCAGCGGCGTGACACGGGCATCGACCTGCCCTTCGACGCCGCGGACGACTTCCACACCTACGGCATCGAATGGACGCGCGAGGCCCTCCATTGGTACGTCGACGGCAAGCGCGTCCACACCGAGACGGGGGCTCGCGGGCCCCTGCCCTCGCAGCCCGGAAGGATCCTCGTGAACTTCTGGCCCGGCGTCGGTCCCTCGACCGAGTCCTGGATGGGCCGCTTCACCTACCCGGGGACGCCGCTGGCCTCCGTCTATGACGAGCTCCGTTACGGCCCGGCCGCGCCGACCGAGTTGCTGGAGGACTTCGAGACCTCCGGGCTCTGGAAGCAGGAGGACCCGGGTGCGCAGATGAGCACCTGGCACCAGGAGGGCCATCAGGGACAGGCGCTCGTGATGAGCTACTGGGTCAAGGACTCATCGCACCCGAACGTCGCGCGCACCTTCGACACACCCCGGGACTGGCGCGGAGCGCGCCATCTGAACTTCTGGTTCCGAGGCACCAACACCCAGGACTCCTTCCGCCTGGAGCTGCGCGACAACGGCGCCAGTGCCGGAACGGCGGAGCGCTTCGAGTACCGCTTCCAGGATGACTTCGTCGGGTGGAAGTGGGTGAGCGTGCCCCTGGGCGCCTTCACCCGGCGGACGGACTGGCAGCCCGCGGGCGCGCCCAATGACGGGCTCACCCTGTCGGCCGTGCACGGCCTCTCCTTCGAGCCCCTGAGTGGCAATGGCCACACCATCCTGCTCGACGACATCGAGTTGGAGCGCTGA
- a CDS encoding patatin-like phospholipase family protein, which yields MMIRHLVFQGGGVKGIAYVGAIDVLEQRGLMSHVNYVAGTSAGSITAALLAMGATSQDLDHVLRNTSFSSFMDGGGWVIGDAVRLLSHYGIYKGDAFEKWLRQQISMLTERATGQAQPDMTFGQLRTLAAQKPGVFRELYTVSTNLSRQMPEVFSAESTPDVPVSLAVRMSMSIRSSSKR from the coding sequence ATGATGATCCGTCATCTCGTGTTTCAGGGGGGAGGGGTGAAGGGAATCGCCTATGTGGGCGCCATCGACGTGCTCGAGCAGCGCGGGCTGATGAGCCACGTCAACTACGTCGCTGGCACCTCGGCGGGGTCGATCACCGCAGCCCTGCTGGCGATGGGCGCCACCAGCCAGGATCTGGACCACGTCCTCCGCAACACCTCGTTCTCCTCGTTCATGGATGGCGGAGGGTGGGTCATCGGGGATGCCGTGCGGCTGCTGTCGCACTACGGCATCTACAAGGGGGATGCGTTCGAGAAGTGGCTGCGCCAGCAGATCTCGATGCTGACGGAGCGCGCCACGGGCCAGGCCCAGCCGGACATGACCTTCGGCCAGCTCCGGACGCTCGCCGCGCAGAAGCCCGGGGTGTTCCGTGAGCTCTACACGGTCAGTACCAACCTGTCCCGCCAGATGCCCGAGGTCTTCTCCGCCGAGTCAACGCCCGATGTCCCGGTGAGCCTGGCCGTCCGGATGTCGATGAGCATCCGTTCTTCTTCGAAGCGGTGA
- a CDS encoding OsmC family protein encodes MSQPTPPTGVVMNVVSAPGFTCRLEHGPSGTKIATEAPKDNGGTGMSFSPTDLVGAALASCALTTMALAASREGIPFGEAKARVEKRMTPPPRRIGELVLEIDMPAGLSAAHRARLEEVAHGCPVTRSLHPDVKLPVTFRYPDEPR; translated from the coding sequence ATGAGCCAGCCCACTCCCCCCACCGGCGTCGTGATGAACGTCGTGAGCGCGCCCGGCTTCACCTGCCGGCTCGAGCACGGCCCGTCCGGCACGAAGATCGCCACCGAGGCCCCCAAGGACAATGGTGGCACCGGCATGTCCTTCTCCCCCACGGACCTGGTGGGCGCGGCGCTCGCCTCCTGCGCCCTGACCACCATGGCGCTGGCGGCCTCGCGTGAGGGGATTCCCTTTGGCGAGGCGAAGGCCCGCGTGGAGAAGCGGATGACGCCTCCGCCGCGCCGCATCGGCGAGCTGGTGCTGGAGATCGACATGCCCGCGGGTCTGTCGGCCGCGCACCGGGCCCGGCTGGAGGAGGTGGCGCATGGCTGCCCCGTCACCCGCAGCCTCCACCCGGACGTGAAGCTGCCGGTGACGTTCCGCTACCCGGACGAGCCCCGATAG
- a CDS encoding deoxyhypusine synthase family protein has translation MAKTPSNSKKNLRAHYSGARKADPRPITGKESPTELLEHAFSAYVGRQERTAFELMRRSMEVDASIFLTLSGAMTPAGLHQSCIIPLIEKGVISALTTTGANLYHDAHRIIGHAIREVNPNAGDLQYRLARIIRIYDLGFWEEALLDTDRLFSALLRRPEFQRKMTTPEFHYLLGKNIQAIEKQLGVKQPSLLSTCYKHGVPIFVGAVQDGSIFLNAVKLKRLLGPEFKFEIDINDDVYWMSAIQHYCRHHFSNKMAIWILGGGVPKNYTLQGEPLLDQILGVPTDGFDIDVQFCVDPVDNGALSSCPAGEGHTWGKVSMEAVEAGSMYVHTDVTAVFPWLTHALLSDTKMKRKPRRLMDVMQEAVTFLDKDVQKRRKSLMKTIDWSPDEEKPNPDEHTAYVR, from the coding sequence ATGGCCAAGACCCCCTCGAACAGCAAGAAGAACCTGCGCGCCCACTACTCGGGAGCGCGCAAGGCGGATCCGCGTCCCATCACCGGCAAGGAGTCGCCCACCGAGCTGCTGGAGCACGCCTTCTCCGCCTACGTGGGACGTCAGGAGCGCACCGCGTTCGAGCTGATGCGCCGCTCCATGGAGGTGGATGCCTCCATCTTCCTCACGCTCTCGGGCGCCATGACTCCGGCCGGTCTGCACCAGAGCTGCATCATCCCCCTCATCGAGAAGGGCGTCATCTCCGCGCTCACCACCACGGGCGCCAACCTCTACCACGACGCCCACCGCATCATCGGCCACGCCATCCGCGAGGTGAACCCCAACGCGGGCGACCTCCAGTACCGCCTGGCCCGCATCATCCGCATCTACGACCTGGGCTTCTGGGAGGAGGCGCTGCTCGACACCGACCGGCTCTTCTCCGCGCTCCTGCGCCGCCCCGAGTTCCAGCGGAAGATGACCACGCCCGAGTTCCACTACCTGCTGGGCAAGAACATCCAGGCCATCGAGAAGCAGCTCGGCGTGAAGCAGCCCTCGCTGCTGTCCACCTGCTACAAGCACGGCGTGCCCATCTTCGTGGGCGCGGTGCAGGACGGCTCCATCTTCCTCAACGCCGTCAAGCTCAAGCGGCTGCTCGGGCCCGAGTTCAAGTTCGAGATCGACATCAACGACGACGTCTACTGGATGTCGGCGATCCAGCACTACTGCCGCCACCACTTCTCCAACAAGATGGCCATCTGGATCCTCGGCGGTGGCGTGCCCAAGAACTACACGCTGCAGGGCGAGCCGCTGCTGGATCAGATCCTCGGCGTGCCCACCGACGGCTTCGACATCGACGTGCAGTTCTGCGTGGACCCGGTGGACAACGGCGCGCTCTCCAGCTGCCCGGCCGGTGAGGGCCACACCTGGGGCAAGGTGTCCATGGAGGCCGTGGAGGCCGGCTCCATGTACGTGCACACCGACGTCACCGCCGTCTTCCCGTGGCTCACCCACGCGCTGCTGAGCGACACGAAGATGAAGCGCAAGCCGCGCCGGCTGATGGATGTCATGCAGGAGGCGGTGACCTTCCTCGACAAGGACGTGCAGAAGCGCCGCAAGTCGCTCATGAAGACGATCGACTGGAGCCCCGACGAGGAGAAGCCCAACCCGGACGAGCACACCGCCTACGTCCGCTGA
- a CDS encoding RrF2 family transcriptional regulator, whose protein sequence is MQQHPFQISRKIEYGMRAMIFLASQPMERTVPFREIARRMDVPEDFLAKILKTLVERNMVRSTRGAHGGYALARPAREISFLDVIEAVEGPVVVNVCQDGSSHDSCKATGSCTMYGVWKLGQQRMLEVYRHTTLDRLAMSDLRVPEPAPQAPARPPVESR, encoded by the coding sequence ATGCAGCAGCACCCATTCCAGATTTCCCGGAAGATCGAATACGGCATGCGGGCCATGATCTTCCTGGCCTCGCAGCCGATGGAGCGCACGGTCCCCTTCCGGGAGATCGCCCGCCGGATGGATGTACCAGAGGACTTCCTGGCGAAGATCCTCAAGACGCTCGTGGAGCGCAACATGGTTCGCTCCACGCGAGGGGCACACGGAGGGTATGCGCTCGCCCGGCCCGCGCGCGAGATCTCCTTCCTGGACGTCATCGAGGCCGTGGAGGGCCCCGTGGTGGTCAACGTCTGCCAGGACGGCAGCAGCCACGACTCGTGCAAGGCCACCGGCAGCTGCACCATGTACGGGGTGTGGAAGCTGGGCCAGCAGCGGATGCTCGAGGTCTACCGCCACACCACCCTGGACCGGCTGGCGATGAGCGACCTGCGCGTGCCCGAGCCGGCGCCCCAGGCCCCCGCGCGTCCACCCGTGGAATCGCGCTGA
- a CDS encoding PHP domain-containing protein produces the protein MIDLHSHTTASDGQHSPAELLALAASAGVTALAVTDHDTVAGLAEAEEAARAHGVELVPGIELSAFVLKREVHILGHFLRPDFPELASYAARLRKEREQRMERMVEQMRRLGFPVRMEDVRAVSGNAQLGRPHLARVLVDRGWCLDMKEAFDRFLGSGRAAWVERFKLEGEDAIKLIHRAGGTATVAHPGSSKLERHEIRMLAKAGLDGLEALHSDHNPSVQEKYLKFAREFDLVPTGGSDFHGEQVTPGKRPGDSTTPPENFAKLRARAASQNARPV, from the coding sequence GTGATCGATCTGCATTCCCACACCACCGCGAGTGATGGCCAACACTCGCCCGCCGAGCTGCTGGCCCTGGCGGCGAGCGCAGGGGTGACGGCCCTGGCGGTGACCGACCACGACACGGTGGCGGGGCTGGCGGAGGCGGAGGAGGCGGCGAGGGCGCACGGGGTGGAGCTGGTGCCGGGCATCGAGCTGTCGGCGTTCGTGCTGAAGCGGGAGGTGCACATCCTGGGACACTTCCTGCGACCGGACTTCCCGGAGCTGGCCAGCTACGCGGCGCGGCTGCGCAAGGAGCGCGAGCAGCGGATGGAGCGGATGGTGGAGCAGATGCGGCGGCTGGGCTTTCCGGTGCGGATGGAGGACGTCCGGGCGGTGTCGGGGAACGCGCAGCTGGGCAGGCCGCACCTGGCGCGGGTGCTGGTGGACCGGGGCTGGTGCCTGGACATGAAGGAGGCCTTCGACAGGTTCCTGGGCTCGGGCAGGGCGGCGTGGGTGGAGCGGTTCAAGCTCGAGGGCGAAGACGCCATCAAGCTCATCCACCGCGCGGGGGGCACGGCGACGGTGGCGCATCCGGGCAGCTCCAAGCTGGAGCGCCACGAAATCCGCATGCTGGCGAAGGCGGGACTGGACGGACTGGAGGCGCTGCACTCGGACCACAACCCGAGCGTGCAGGAGAAGTACCTGAAGTTCGCCAGGGAGTTCGACCTGGTGCCCACCGGGGGCAGCGACTTCCATGGTGAGCAGGTGACGCCAGGGAAACGCCCGGGTGACTCGACCACCCCGCCGGAGAACTTCGCGAAGCTGCGCGCACGGGCCGCGAGCCAGAACGCACGGCCAGTTTGA
- a CDS encoding cytochrome P450: protein METATNLLFRLPQKETHRDGIPILPGALPLVGHTLFNIGDTLTFLRNAAKKAGPLFWTRGIGDRLTLVCMGEPGFELLKNRVTSSEFIREQSPDFVGDSLLSRDGVPHRNLRSAMSGPFTPRGLTSSGAAAISAEVVEACVAALPTQGAFSLLSHTQRLALDVIFRVMGIDRSELGAWNENYREFILGALPFKMDLPFSPARRARKGRIWLDSRFTRLITAARGRPDMPGTLSALLAARDEEGKALGDEDLVQNLRLLALAGHETSASVMAWLGIVLAQRPDLWEKLREESVAAPGLPRSPEDLKRHPFAEALFREVLRLYPPVSLTARQATEDLELYGKRVPKGTMITIPIGTYGYDPAIYPEPERFDPSRWLGRRSPPSTIDIATFGGGPHFCLGYHLAWMEVVQFATAFAREMARRGLRPQLAPGTAPPKLRYLPFGQPPKKTHIEMVRA from the coding sequence ATGGAAACCGCGACGAACCTGCTCTTCCGCCTGCCCCAGAAGGAGACACACCGGGACGGGATTCCCATCCTCCCCGGCGCGCTGCCCCTGGTGGGCCATACGCTGTTCAACATCGGCGACACCCTCACGTTCCTGCGCAACGCGGCGAAGAAGGCCGGCCCGCTGTTCTGGACACGAGGCATCGGCGACAGGCTGACGCTGGTCTGCATGGGCGAGCCCGGCTTCGAGCTGCTCAAGAACCGGGTGACCAGCAGCGAGTTCATCCGCGAGCAGTCGCCGGACTTCGTCGGTGACTCGCTCCTGTCACGCGATGGCGTGCCCCACCGCAACCTGCGCTCGGCCATGAGCGGGCCCTTCACGCCCCGGGGCCTGACGTCCAGTGGGGCCGCGGCCATCTCCGCCGAGGTCGTCGAGGCCTGCGTGGCCGCTCTGCCCACCCAGGGTGCCTTCTCCCTGCTGTCCCATACCCAGAGGCTCGCGCTCGACGTCATCTTCCGCGTCATGGGCATCGACCGGAGCGAGCTGGGGGCCTGGAACGAGAACTACCGCGAGTTCATCCTCGGGGCCCTGCCCTTCAAGATGGACCTGCCCTTCTCGCCGGCGAGGCGCGCCAGGAAGGGACGGATCTGGCTCGATTCCCGCTTCACCCGGCTGATCACCGCGGCGCGGGGCAGGCCGGACATGCCGGGCACGCTCTCGGCGCTGCTGGCGGCGCGTGATGAGGAAGGCAAGGCGCTCGGGGATGAGGATCTCGTCCAGAACCTGCGCCTGCTGGCGCTGGCGGGTCACGAGACGTCCGCGTCGGTGATGGCGTGGCTGGGCATCGTGCTCGCCCAGCGGCCCGACCTCTGGGAGAAGCTCCGGGAGGAGTCGGTGGCGGCGCCGGGCCTGCCCCGCTCGCCCGAGGATCTCAAGCGCCATCCCTTCGCGGAGGCGCTCTTCCGTGAGGTGCTGCGGCTGTATCCGCCCGTGTCGTTGACGGCGCGTCAGGCCACCGAGGATCTGGAGCTGTACGGCAAGCGGGTGCCCAAGGGCACGATGATCACCATCCCCATTGGCACCTACGGCTACGACCCGGCGATCTACCCCGAGCCGGAGCGGTTCGATCCCTCGCGCTGGCTGGGCAGGAGGTCGCCGCCGTCGACCATCGACATCGCGACGTTCGGAGGCGGCCCGCACTTCTGCCTGGGCTACCACCTGGCCTGGATGGAGGTGGTGCAGTTCGCCACGGCGTTCGCTCGCGAGATGGCGCGCCGGGGACTGAGGCCCCAGCTCGCTCCGGGAACGGCGCCTCCCAAGCTGCGCTACCTCCCCTTCGGTCAGCCGCCGAAGAAGACGCACATCGAGATGGTCCGGGCCTGA
- a CDS encoding methyl-accepting chemotaxis protein yields the protein MWGRLSLRWQVAFAVLVPSLALALFSSVYFPMKQEEVGLGKLEARASAVGLLASEGIALLLEQGAPVSTVLSAAQSTDAREVRLLKPIFDRVEQSGSVSFQALLASDGTVLAERGTMPPGLKSALNAGQGCESMKLRGEPVAYCTLPGGRTYVVGMDTASMRAEAGATRWPSLFMSLGASVVGLFIAFFIGRAIAEPVTRMTQAAHEVAQGDVSLSEVDVASAGEVRLMAHSFNEMLGTLRGTVTELLARLEQLSSASRGLTGASADQEHVISQQAAYAQQIAATFEELSRTAEQISSSTEVVESSARRTHEAVAEAMAVVAQVVAGINDIRMESKGVADAIVGLNQDLQQVSKIAQVINQVAERSDLLALNAALEGTKAGEVGRGFSLVAAEMRKLAENVSASARDIARIVEKVQDSGNEAATKARVGMATSDRGVEVAEQASAVFQRIVELARGTSEAARQITIATRQQRQSSEQAVQGARNVAELVKQGVDATGRTTRIAQDLQNVADSLTVLTARFKVARDR from the coding sequence ATGTGGGGTCGGCTCAGTTTGCGCTGGCAGGTGGCGTTCGCGGTGCTGGTTCCCAGCCTCGCCCTGGCCCTGTTCAGCAGCGTCTACTTCCCGATGAAGCAGGAGGAAGTCGGGCTGGGGAAACTCGAGGCGCGGGCGAGTGCCGTGGGACTGCTCGCCTCGGAGGGGATTGCGCTCCTGCTGGAGCAGGGGGCGCCCGTGTCGACGGTGCTTTCCGCTGCCCAGAGCACGGATGCGCGGGAGGTGAGGCTGCTCAAGCCCATCTTCGACCGGGTGGAGCAGTCGGGCTCCGTGTCCTTCCAGGCGCTGCTGGCGAGCGATGGCACGGTGTTGGCCGAGCGCGGCACCATGCCGCCTGGGCTGAAGAGCGCACTGAATGCGGGCCAGGGCTGCGAGTCGATGAAGCTGCGGGGTGAGCCGGTGGCGTACTGCACGCTGCCCGGAGGCCGCACCTACGTGGTGGGCATGGACACCGCCAGCATGAGGGCGGAGGCGGGCGCCACGCGCTGGCCGAGCCTCTTCATGTCCCTGGGAGCCTCGGTGGTGGGCCTGTTCATCGCGTTCTTCATCGGGCGGGCCATCGCCGAGCCGGTGACGCGCATGACGCAGGCGGCACACGAGGTGGCGCAGGGAGACGTGTCGCTCAGCGAGGTGGACGTGGCCTCGGCGGGCGAGGTGCGGCTGATGGCGCACTCCTTCAACGAGATGCTGGGTACGCTGCGCGGCACGGTGACGGAGCTGCTGGCGCGGCTCGAGCAGCTCTCCAGTGCCTCGCGGGGGCTGACGGGCGCGTCGGCGGATCAGGAGCACGTCATCAGCCAGCAGGCGGCGTACGCGCAGCAGATCGCCGCGACTTTCGAGGAGCTGAGCCGCACGGCGGAACAGATCTCCAGCTCCACCGAGGTGGTGGAGTCGAGCGCGCGACGCACGCACGAGGCGGTGGCCGAGGCGATGGCGGTGGTGGCGCAGGTGGTGGCGGGCATCAACGACATCCGCATGGAGTCAAAGGGCGTGGCGGACGCCATCGTGGGCCTGAACCAGGATCTGCAACAGGTGTCGAAGATCGCCCAGGTCATCAATCAGGTGGCGGAGCGCTCGGACCTGCTGGCGCTGAACGCGGCGCTGGAGGGAACGAAGGCGGGCGAGGTGGGGCGGGGCTTCTCGCTGGTGGCGGCGGAGATGCGCAAGCTGGCGGAGAACGTGTCGGCCTCGGCGCGGGACATCGCGCGCATCGTGGAGAAGGTGCAGGACTCGGGGAACGAGGCGGCCACCAAGGCGCGCGTGGGCATGGCCACGAGCGACCGGGGTGTGGAGGTGGCGGAGCAGGCCTCGGCGGTGTTCCAGCGAATCGTCGAGCTGGCGCGCGGCACGAGCGAGGCGGCGCGGCAGATCACCATCGCGACGCGGCAGCAGCGTCAGTCCAGCGAGCAGGCGGTGCAGGGGGCGCGCAACGTGGCGGAGCTGGTGAAGCAGGGCGTGGACGCCACGGGCCGCACCACGCGCATCGCGCAGGATCTCCAGAACGTGGCGGACAGCCTCACGGTGCTGACCGCCAGGTTCAAGGTCGCGCGCGACCGCTGA